The Clostridia bacterium genomic sequence ACCCGCCGTATCTCCGCCAGGCCCAGGGCGGCTACCTCGAAGATCAGTCCCGCTTCCGGCGGCGGGTCACCTTCGCCCCCGCCGGCAAGGAAACATTCCAGGTATCCGTCCTCCACCCGCACCCGGGGCTTCAGGCCCAGCAAGCGCTCCAGCGCCAGGACCGCGGTCTGGGCCAGGGCGGAAACCGCCGCGCAGACGATGTCCCGGCCGTGCGGTCCGTAGCCCGCGTGGCCCCTCACTACCAGGCCGACCGGCCGGCCCCGGCGGTAGTAGAGGTCAACACGGATCATGATCCTAGGCCTCGATCTTCTCCACCCGTACCTCGGTGAAGTCCTGCCGGTGACCCCGGCGCCGGCGGTAGTTCTTCTTGGGCTTGTACT encodes the following:
- a CDS encoding ribosomal-processing cysteine protease Prp; translation: MIRVDLYYRRGRPVGLVVRGHAGYGPHGRDIVCAAVSALAQTAVLALERLLGLKPRVRVEDGYLECFLAGGGEGDPPPEAGLIFEVAALGLAEIRRVHPGYLVIHRREQTDRDERGGE